GGCACCTGCCGTCAGCGCCTTGAACTGGTGGAGGAAGGCACCGGGAAACCGGTGGAAAAAATCACCGTCCATGCCGCCGGGGGGCGACCGCTGTCCCGGCAGGACATCCGGTACTTGCCCGGGCCGGACGCGACGGAAGATACGCTGGAATTGATAGAGCGCCGGAACCGGCGGGTGCTGGGCGATCCGCCCGCGCGGGAGGGCGACGACCGGGCATGACGACCGTGGCGCGGAGCGGGTCCGCCGCCACGGAACACATCAATCAGACGGGAGCGAAAATGAAAAAGCTGTATGCCAGCCTTTTGGGCGCCTTTGCCCTGGCCGCGGCGGCGCAAGCCGAGCCGGTGACTTACCAACTGGATCCGGACCACACCTATCCCAGCTTCGAGACCGACCACTTCAACGGCGCCTCCATCTGGCGCGGGAAATTCAAGAAGACCAGCGGCACGGTGGTGCTCGACGCCAAGGCGGGCAAGGGCAGCATCGACGTCGCTGTCGACATGACGTCGATCGACATCGGCCACGACGAGCTGGACGAGCACCTGCGTTCCGACAAGTTCTTCGACGTCGCCCGCTTTCCGCAGGCCACCTTCAAGAGCCAGGACGTCACCTTCAAGAACGGCCGGCCGGTCAGCGCCCGCGGGCAATTCACCTTGCACGGCGTCACGCATCCGCTGACGCTGACCATCGTCTCCTTCAAGTGCTATCAGAACCCCATGCTGAAGAAGGAGGTCTGCGGCACGGAGTCCACCGCGCGTTTCGACCGCGATGCCTATGGCGTGGGCTTCGGCAAGGACTACGGTTTCAAGATGGAGACCGTGCTGCACATCCAGGCGGAAGGCATCCGCCAGTAAAGCGGGGGCAGGGCGTGGCGCCACGCCCTGCCATCGTGGGGGCCAGGTTCGGCCTTTCCGGCCTTTCTGGAATTACGCCTCCGCTTCCGCCTCCTCCTCGTCGGCCTGGGCGGGCGCCTGCGCCGCCATGGCCGTCATCGTCACGTAGTCGAGCTTGCCGGTGCCCAATACCGGCAGCCGCTCCAGTATCCGGATATCGCGCGGGATCATCAGTTCGGTCGCCCCATGCGCGCGGCCCCACTGTTGCAGCGCCTTGGCATTCGCCTCGGGCGCGGTGGTGAACAGCACCAGGGTTTCGCCCTTCTTGGGATCGGGGCGGGTGACCACGGCGTGTTCGAAGCCCGGCCAGCAGGCCGCCGCCTGGTTCTCGACGGCGGGCAGGCTGACCATTTCACCGCCGATCTTGGCGAAGCGCTTGGCCCGTCCGCGGATGGTGATGAAGCCGGCGGCGTCCAGGCTGACGATGTCGCCCGTGTCGTGCCAGCCTTCGGCCGGCGGCTGCAGCACGCCGGGCGCGTCGGCGAGCATGTAGCCGGCCATGACGTTGGGACCGCGCAGGTGGAGCCGCTGGCCGTCGGCGATGCCCGGCACGGTCTCCAGCCGCGTCTCGATCCCGGGCAGCAGGCGTCCGACGCTGCCCACCTTGAAATGCATGGGCGTGTTCACCGCGATCACCGGCGCGCATTCGGTGGCGCCGTAGCCCTCCAGGATGCGCAGGCCGAATTTCTCGGCATAGGCCTTGTGGGTTTCCTCGCGCACCTTCTCCGCGCCGGCGAAGATATAGCGCACCGAATAGAAGTCGTAGCCATGCGCCATGCGCGCGTAGCCCGCGAGAAAGGTGTCGGTGCCGAACAGCACGGTCGCGTTGGCGTCGTAGGCGAGCGCCGGCACCATGCTGTAGTGCAGGGGGCTGGGATACATCACCGTGCGGATGCCGTTGAGCAGCGGCAGCAGCGTGCCGCCGGTCAGGCCGAAGCTGTGGAAAATGGGCAGCGCGTTCAGGATAACGTCGCTGGCGTTGTAGTCGACGCGGGACGCCAACTGCGCGCAGTTCGCCAGCAGGTTGCGGTGCGTAAGCACCACGGCCTTGGGCGTGCCCTCGGAGCCGGAGGTGAACAGGATGGCCGCCGGCGCGTCGGCGCCGATCCTCAGCCTGGCATGGCGGGCGGCGGCGCGCCGGGCGGTCAGCAGCGCCCACAGTTTCTCGATGCCGCCGATGCCGGCGCCCAGGTCCTCCAGCCAGACCACGCGCACGCCATCGCCTTCCAGGGCCTCGACCGCCGCGCCCAGGTTGGCCTGTTCCACGAAGGCGCGCGCGGAAACCACGGTGCGGATGCGCGCCGTGTTGCAGGCCGAACGCATATTGGTCACGCCGGCGGTGAAGTTGAGCATGGCGGGCACGCGGCCGCTGGCCTGGCAGGCGAAGAAGGCCACGACCGCGCCGTTGACGTTGGGCAGCATCACGCCCACCGCCTCGCCGGCCTGGGTGCCGGCCGCCAGGCGCTTGCCCAGGAGCTGCGCGGCGGCGATCAGGCGGTCGTAGGTCAGCGGCTTGCGCTTGACGTCCTCCAGCACCTTCGCCTTGCCGCCGTGGATGGCGCGCGCTTCGCAGAGCGCGCCGAACAGGGTATTGCCGGTGCGCGACGTCGAAAACAGCATGTCGCTCATCTCGTCGTAGAGGCGGCGGCCGGCGGCTTCGCGGTGCTGGCGCGCGGTCAGTCCTTCCTGGATGTGGAAGCGGCGCGGGGCCAGCACGGTCAGCGTGATCTTCGGGAACCAGCGCGAGCGCACCTTCCCCTTCAGGTAGCTGAAGGGCGTGTACTGCGGACCGTCCAGGCGCACCGGAATGATGGGGGCGTCGGCCTTGTCGGCCACCATGCCGGGGCCGTCGAACACCTTCATCAGCGCGCCGGTGACGGTGATGCGTCCTTCGGGAAAGATCACCAGCGTATTGCCCTCGCGCACCGTCTTGATCATCGCCTTGGTCGACATCGGATTGGTCGGGTCGACCGGAAAGGCCTTGAACAGCTTGAGGAAGGGCTTGATCCACCAGGACTGGGCAATGGTGGTGTTGACCGCGAAGGTCGGCTTGCCCGGCAGGAACGCGCCCAGCAGCAGGCCGTCCAGCAGGGAGATATGGTTCACCACCACCACGGCGCGCTCGCCCGGGCGCGGCATGTGCTCCAGCCCCTTGACCTCCACGCGATAGAGCGCGCGCAGCAGCAGGCGGACCAGGTCCTTGAACAGGGTCTCCGGCAGCAGCCAGATCGACACGAAGGCGACCACCAGCGTGGCGCCGCCCAGCACGCCGATGATGCCCGGCACGTCGACGTTGGCGGCCAGCAGTCCCGCCACCGCCAGCACGGCCAGCACGGTGACGCCGGCGTTGACGATGTTGTTGGCGGCGACGACGCGCGAGCACTCGTCGGGCGGGCTCATGACCTGGAGGATCGCGTACAGCGGCACGACGAACATGCCGCCGGCGAAGGCGACGACGCCCAGGTCGATGAGGATGCGCAGCGAGCCTGAGTCCGCCAGGAACTGGCTTACCGACGCATTGGCGGTTTGCGGGGCAAAGCCGCTGGTCGACAGCCACAGGTCGATCAGGCCCAGCGCCATGGCGAGCGCCGAGATCGGCACGTACCGGGCGGAGACCTCGCCCTTCTGCAAGCGGTTGACGGCGATCGAGCCGGCCGCGATCGCCAGCGAGAACACGATCAGGAACAGCGTCGCGACCTCCTGCGAGCAGGCCAGCCTGTCCGAGACCAGCGGCGCGAACTGGGAGACCAGCACCGCGCCCGCCGCGAAGAGCCAACTGATGCCGAGGATGGCCAGCCACACCCCGCGGATGCGGCGGGCGATCGAGAGGATTTCCCAGGTGCTCTTGAAGACGTTCCAGTCGATATGCTGCCGCTCGCCCAACGGGGGGGCCGGCGGCACCGCGAGGCTGGCCGCCAGGCCCAGCACGGCCAGGACCATCAGCACGATGCCGGCCTGGTGGATGGAGATGACGCCGGCCAGCAACTGCCCGGCGAGGATGGCGAGGAAGGTGCCGGCCTCGACCAGCCCGGTCCCGCCCATGAGTTCGTTTTCGGCCAGTTGCTGCGGCAGGATCGAATACTTCACGGGGCCGAACAGGGTGGAGTGCAGCCCCATGCAGAACAGGGCCGTCAGCAGCAGCGGCACGGACAGCAGCCAGAAGCCGGTCAGCGCCAGGCCCATGATGGCGACTTCCGCCG
This genomic interval from Bordetella genomosp. 10 contains the following:
- a CDS encoding acyl-[ACP]--phospholipid O-acyltransferase yields the protein MTHSPHFSLLAKRRLGPLFLVQFLGAFNDNLLKYALLFLANFGLYAADPARAKMLATVATGLFILPYFLFSALAGQLADRYDKARLIRWIKTAEVAIMGLALTGFWLLSVPLLLTALFCMGLHSTLFGPVKYSILPQQLAENELMGGTGLVEAGTFLAILAGQLLAGVISIHQAGIVLMVLAVLGLAASLAVPPAPPLGERQHIDWNVFKSTWEILSIARRIRGVWLAILGISWLFAAGAVLVSQFAPLVSDRLACSQEVATLFLIVFSLAIAAGSIAVNRLQKGEVSARYVPISALAMALGLIDLWLSTSGFAPQTANASVSQFLADSGSLRILIDLGVVAFAGGMFVVPLYAILQVMSPPDECSRVVAANNIVNAGVTVLAVLAVAGLLAANVDVPGIIGVLGGATLVVAFVSIWLLPETLFKDLVRLLLRALYRVEVKGLEHMPRPGERAVVVVNHISLLDGLLLGAFLPGKPTFAVNTTIAQSWWIKPFLKLFKAFPVDPTNPMSTKAMIKTVREGNTLVIFPEGRITVTGALMKVFDGPGMVADKADAPIIPVRLDGPQYTPFSYLKGKVRSRWFPKITLTVLAPRRFHIQEGLTARQHREAAGRRLYDEMSDMLFSTSRTGNTLFGALCEARAIHGGKAKVLEDVKRKPLTYDRLIAAAQLLGKRLAAGTQAGEAVGVMLPNVNGAVVAFFACQASGRVPAMLNFTAGVTNMRSACNTARIRTVVSARAFVEQANLGAAVEALEGDGVRVVWLEDLGAGIGGIEKLWALLTARRAAARHARLRIGADAPAAILFTSGSEGTPKAVVLTHRNLLANCAQLASRVDYNASDVILNALPIFHSFGLTGGTLLPLLNGIRTVMYPSPLHYSMVPALAYDANATVLFGTDTFLAGYARMAHGYDFYSVRYIFAGAEKVREETHKAYAEKFGLRILEGYGATECAPVIAVNTPMHFKVGSVGRLLPGIETRLETVPGIADGQRLHLRGPNVMAGYMLADAPGVLQPPAEGWHDTGDIVSLDAAGFITIRGRAKRFAKIGGEMVSLPAVENQAAACWPGFEHAVVTRPDPKKGETLVLFTTAPEANAKALQQWGRAHGATELMIPRDIRILERLPVLGTGKLDYVTMTAMAAQAPAQADEEEAEAEA
- a CDS encoding YceI family protein encodes the protein MKKLYASLLGAFALAAAAQAEPVTYQLDPDHTYPSFETDHFNGASIWRGKFKKTSGTVVLDAKAGKGSIDVAVDMTSIDIGHDELDEHLRSDKFFDVARFPQATFKSQDVTFKNGRPVSARGQFTLHGVTHPLTLTIVSFKCYQNPMLKKEVCGTESTARFDRDAYGVGFGKDYGFKMETVLHIQAEGIRQ